The Prochlorococcus marinus XMU1419 nucleotide sequence AGTTTCCAAATTTTTTATTTCCATAAATTACACCATTCAGAACTTCTTCTTGAATAAACTTAGTTTTCTCATGAAAAATATTTCCAATTTCAAATATATAACAACTTGCTTGTCCAGCTTTTATATTACGGTTCACTATCTCCAAATGCTCTTTCCAGATATTATCTCTAAGACAGCTTGTTTCTAATAACAAAGGATTAGAAATCTTTATAAGTTTTTCGTCATCTTCAGGAACAAGAGAATAGCTTAGTACTTCGTTAAAACCGTTTTCTACAAAACAGTTTTTTACTTTTCTCAATGCCAACTGTTCTGATGACAATTTTCCAGGCTTAATTGGATTAGGAAGTTTTAAGTCGAATCTGTCATACCCTATTAATCTCGCTATTTCTTCAATTAAATCTATTTCTCTTATTAAATCGTGTGATCTATTAGGAATTACTGCTACATCCCAGCCATATTCTTTATTCTTTAAAGTACAGCCTATAAGTTTTAATTTATCAACTATTTCATTATCAGATAAATTTCTTTTTTCCAATTGATCGTTAATTATTAATGGACCAAGAATTTTATGTATTCGATTTCTTCGTAGTTTAATAAATATATCCTCATTACTTATTAAATTGGAAGTATTGATGATTGGTGAATTAATAGAAAAATATTCTTCTAAAAGATTAATTGCCCTTGTTACTGCACTTATTGTATTTTTTGATGAAATCCCCTTTTCAAACCTGCTGCTAGATTCTGTTCTTATGCCAACCGCCTTTGAGGATTTTCTTATAGTAACTGGATTAAAAACAGCGCCTTCAAGGTAAATAGATGAGGTAGTATTAGTTACAGAAGTCTCTAAACCTCCTATCACTCCTGCAATAGCTACAGGTTTATCACAACAAGTAATAACTGTAATATTGTCATTTAAGTCATATTCCTTGCCATCTAAGCAAATAATGCTTTCGTTATCCTTGCCTTTTCTTACAGAGAAATCATCTGGAGAAACTTTCTTACCAATTAAGTTTGACAGTTTATCTTTATCAAACGCATGCAAAGGTTGACCTTGTTCTAAAAGAATATAATTTGTCAAATCAACGAGAAGATTAATAGATTTTATACCTGACTTTTCTATACGGTCTTTAAGCCAATTTGGCGATAATTTCTCTCCATTTACTCCATCAATGCAGCTTATTGTGTAAATACAATTAGATTCTATAGCCTCTGGACAAAGTTTAATTCCCTTAAGTAAATGAATATTGTATTTATGGTTTAATTCTGGAAAATTTAAGGTGGATTCTAGAAGGGCAGAAATTTCACGGGCTATACCCATAACAGACATTCCGTCAGGTCTATTAGCTGTAATGGCTAAATCATATATAAAATCATTTAATTGAAGCAAATCAGCCCCAGGAGCACCCAATTCATGTTTTAAGGCTAAATCTTCATCAATGATCTCTATCCCTTCGCTAGAATCCTCTAAACCCAGTTCCTGCAATGAACATATCATTCCTTCACTCATAACACCTCTAATTTCACTTCTTTTAATAGTTAAATCAACAGCATTTAATTTCGCGCCGACAGTAGCAACATAAACATAAATATTTGGTTTAATATTGCGTGCACCACAGATAATTTGTAAATTCTTTGAATTACCAATATCGACTTGGCAAATTGAAAGTTTGTCAGATCCTTCGTGCTTTAAAACAGATAATACCTTCCCTAAAACAACACCATTCACATTTTTTGAACAATCTTCTAATGATTCAACCTCAAATCCACCAATAGACAATTTCTCAGAGAGATCTTCAGGAGTAGAAGTAATTTCTACTAAATTATTCAACCAATTTTGAGAAACTTTCATATATATTTTTTAATCAATGATGATAAAAGAAATGAGTATATCTTCAAAAAAGTTTGTTGAAGATGTACAATAGAAAATTATACATTAAAGTATTAATTAAAATGGCCAAAAAAGGGACAAGAGTTGTAGTGACCCTGGAATGTACTGAAGCTAGGACAAGCACAGATCCTAAGAGATCAAATGGTGTCTCAAGATATACTACTGAAAAGAATCGTAGGAATACAACTGAAAGATTAGAACTAAAAAAGTTTAATCCTCATTTAAACAGAATGACAATTCACAAAGAAATTAAGTAAAAAATCAAGTTAAACCATGGCTAATTCAATTTTTAAAAAACAATTATCACCTATCAAACCTGGAGATCCTATTGACTATAAGGATGTAGAACTACTAAAAAAATTCATAACTGAGAGGGGCAAAATCCTACCAAGAAGGATGACAGGTTTAACCTCTAAGCAACAAAGAGATCTTACATTAGCTGTAAAGAGAGCCAGAATTGTAGCTCTTTTACCCTTCGTAAATCCTGAAGGATAATTCCATATTGAATATAGTTGGCACTATAATTAATATCTCAAATATTTGAAAGATTTAACTAATTTAAAAACATATATTATTGACTCTGATGATCCTCA carries:
- the pheT gene encoding phenylalanine--tRNA ligase subunit beta encodes the protein MKVSQNWLNNLVEITSTPEDLSEKLSIGGFEVESLEDCSKNVNGVVLGKVLSVLKHEGSDKLSICQVDIGNSKNLQIICGARNIKPNIYVYVATVGAKLNAVDLTIKRSEIRGVMSEGMICSLQELGLEDSSEGIEIIDEDLALKHELGAPGADLLQLNDFIYDLAITANRPDGMSVMGIAREISALLESTLNFPELNHKYNIHLLKGIKLCPEAIESNCIYTISCIDGVNGEKLSPNWLKDRIEKSGIKSINLLVDLTNYILLEQGQPLHAFDKDKLSNLIGKKVSPDDFSVRKGKDNESIICLDGKEYDLNDNITVITCCDKPVAIAGVIGGLETSVTNTTSSIYLEGAVFNPVTIRKSSKAVGIRTESSSRFEKGISSKNTISAVTRAINLLEEYFSINSPIINTSNLISNEDIFIKLRRNRIHKILGPLIINDQLEKRNLSDNEIVDKLKLIGCTLKNKEYGWDVAVIPNRSHDLIREIDLIEEIARLIGYDRFDLKLPNPIKPGKLSSEQLALRKVKNCFVENGFNEVLSYSLVPEDDEKLIKISNPLLLETSCLRDNIWKEHLEIVNRNIKAGQASCYIFEIGNIFHEKTKFIQEEVLNGVIYGNKKFGNWLHSGKDNDLNYYQARGKLKEALSSLNVKIEDKPTESIDFLHPGRTAKLVIEGKDAGYFGEIHPKLILEKKSLKKVYLFNINVSNLLAASTRKNKWIPIYKQYPIVPKMERDINFVFSKKFLISEITSQIRKTGKNLLEDVNLLDVFEDTKFGDDHISYTFRLSYRDKDKTLLDSDITSIHSNIISNVEKSFNTKLRD
- the rpmG gene encoding 50S ribosomal protein L33, whose protein sequence is MAKKGTRVVVTLECTEARTSTDPKRSNGVSRYTTEKNRRNTTERLELKKFNPHLNRMTIHKEIK
- the rpsR gene encoding 30S ribosomal protein S18, giving the protein MANSIFKKQLSPIKPGDPIDYKDVELLKKFITERGKILPRRMTGLTSKQQRDLTLAVKRARIVALLPFVNPEG